A DNA window from Enterobacter asburiae contains the following coding sequences:
- a CDS encoding dihydrodipicolinate synthase family protein, whose amino-acid sequence MFHGLSAFPLTPLKEGTFDEHSFINLLRPVVDAGMDSLGILGSTGSYAYLTVEERGRIARCAVAHADDIPVIVSIGALRLDDILRLADDAQSAGVSGVLLAPVSYQRLTEDEVFNLYETVTRQLSVPLCIYDNPATTGFSFSDELLFAAAALPNIGSIKLGRVPEDLLQVRARLPDTVTLGIAGDWRAASALQAGFDVWYSVVGGLFPQTALAIARSKESAQSERLEPLWALFRHYGSLRVVAAAAEMLGKVETPALPFPLQALQGEPREALATILADLALA is encoded by the coding sequence ATGTTTCACGGGTTAAGCGCGTTTCCGTTAACCCCCCTGAAAGAGGGGACGTTTGACGAGCACTCCTTCATCAATCTTCTGCGCCCCGTGGTCGACGCTGGTATGGATTCACTGGGCATTTTGGGCTCAACGGGAAGTTACGCCTATCTGACCGTTGAAGAGCGCGGTCGGATCGCACGCTGCGCGGTGGCGCATGCTGATGACATTCCGGTCATCGTCAGCATCGGCGCATTGCGGCTGGACGATATTCTGCGTCTAGCTGACGACGCGCAATCGGCAGGTGTCTCCGGCGTGCTGCTGGCACCCGTGTCGTACCAGCGATTAACGGAAGACGAAGTATTTAATCTGTATGAAACGGTGACCCGCCAGCTCTCAGTACCGCTGTGCATTTACGATAATCCCGCCACAACCGGTTTTTCGTTTAGCGATGAACTGTTATTTGCCGCCGCGGCCCTGCCGAATATAGGGTCCATTAAGCTTGGCCGCGTGCCGGAGGACCTGTTGCAGGTACGCGCTCGTCTTCCTGATACCGTCACGCTGGGCATCGCCGGTGACTGGCGAGCGGCCTCCGCCCTGCAGGCCGGGTTTGACGTCTGGTACTCGGTGGTCGGCGGGTTGTTTCCGCAAACAGCGCTGGCGATTGCCCGTTCGAAAGAGTCGGCACAATCCGAGCGGCTGGAGCCGCTTTGGGCGCTGTTCCGCCATTATGGTAGTTTGCGGGTGGTAGCGGCAGCGGCAGAAATGCTGGGGAAAGTGGAAACACCCGCGCTACCCTTCCCCCTTCAGGCTCTTCAGGGTGAGCCGCGCGAAGCGCTTGCTACGATACTTGCGGATCTGGCGCTGGCTTGA
- a CDS encoding B3/4 domain-containing protein: MSLVTPSIDSHLAGIAPGFRALSILVEAAPITHPEVAPAALAQSCQQMLNDDVPWADAHLSDWDEVFKAFGAKPKRTPCSASALRKRVLKDGSLPSLDPVVDIYNAVSIRYAIPVGGENLAAYSGAPRLTLADGSEPFDTFKEGQPVMEHPEPGEVIWRDDLGVTCRRWNWRQGVRTRLDRQAQSMWFILESLPSMPLAALEEAGEELVNNLQRLMPGATARVQLLTL; the protein is encoded by the coding sequence ATGTCTCTCGTTACGCCGTCAATAGATTCGCATCTTGCCGGGATTGCCCCGGGCTTTCGGGCGCTGAGCATTCTGGTTGAAGCTGCGCCGATAACCCACCCCGAGGTTGCGCCCGCCGCGTTGGCGCAGTCCTGCCAGCAGATGTTGAATGATGATGTGCCATGGGCTGATGCACACCTTTCAGACTGGGATGAGGTGTTTAAAGCCTTCGGCGCGAAACCGAAACGCACGCCCTGCTCGGCATCTGCCCTGCGCAAGCGGGTACTGAAAGACGGTTCGCTGCCGTCGCTGGATCCGGTCGTAGATATCTATAACGCGGTGAGTATTCGCTATGCCATTCCGGTGGGCGGGGAAAACCTCGCGGCGTATTCGGGTGCGCCGCGTCTGACGCTGGCCGACGGCAGCGAGCCGTTTGATACCTTCAAAGAGGGACAACCAGTGATGGAACATCCGGAACCGGGCGAGGTTATCTGGCGCGACGATCTCGGCGTCACCTGCCGCCGCTGGAACTGGCGACAGGGGGTACGTACCCGTCTGGACAGGCAGGCACAATCCATGTGGTTTATTCTTGAAAGCCTGCCGTCGATGCCCCTTGCGGCACTGGAAGAGGCAGGAGAAGAACTGGTCAACAACCTGCAGCGGCTGATGCCGGGAGCCACGGCTCGGGTTCAGCTGCTGACGCTGTAG